In Brienomyrus brachyistius isolate T26 unplaced genomic scaffold, BBRACH_0.4 scaffold44, whole genome shotgun sequence, the following are encoded in one genomic region:
- the nipa1 gene encoding magnesium transporter NIPA1 isoform X2, with translation MGSRQCHRWVVFEWCLGGSYLTDCVWWSGTVSMIVGQIGNFLAYNAAPAALVTPLGALGVLFGALLASWVLQERLTFLGKLGCVLCCVGSVVLIIHAPKLDNVSSRAELEGRLQDPLLFAYIFMVLLILVVLITWVAPLHGSSNIMVYVSICSLLGSFTVPSSKGLGLVTPDAFAGGSPNSGAHTLFLGLLGTLVVSVLLQFTFINKALESFSPSTFEAIYYVAFTTSVILASAVFFKEWTALGAVDCLGMLCGLTVVSIGVFLLRVPQATSFDWKPNKLPAKDD, from the exons ATGGGGAGCCGTCAGTGTCATCGTTGGGTTGTGTTTGAATGGTGTCTCG GAGGATCATACTTGACAGACTGTGTTTGGTGGAGCGGTACCGTATCTA TGATTGTGGGTCAGATAGGCAATTTCCTGGCCTACAACGCTGCCCCGGCTGCCCTGGTGACCCCTCTAGGCGCCCTCGGGGTGCTGTTTGG GGCCCTGCTGGCTTCCTGGGTGCTCCAGGAACGTCTGACCTTCCTGGGGAAGCTGGGCTGCGTCCTGTGCTGCGTGGGATCTGTGGTGCTGATCATCCACGCTCCAAAGTTGGATAACGTGAGCTCCAGAGCGGAGCTGGAAGGCAGGCTGCAAGATCCCT TGCTTTTTGCCTACATCTTTATGGTGCTGCTGATTCTGGTCGTGCTGATCACGTGGGTGGCTCCACTTCACGGCTCCTCGAACATCATGGTGTACGTCTCCATCTGCTCGCTGCTGGGAAGCTTCACTGTGCCCAGCAGCAAGGGGCTGGGCTTGGTCACCCCTGATGCCTTTGCAGGTGGCTCTCCCAACAGCGGGGCGCACACACTCTTCCTGGGTCTCCTGGGAACACTCGTCGTCAGCGTCCTCCTCCAGTTCACCTTCATCAATAAGGCCCTGGAGAGCTTCAGCCCCAGCACGTTTGAAGCCATATACTATGTGGCGTTCACCACCTCCGTCATCCTGGCGTCGGCCGTGTTTTTCAAGGAATGGACGGCCTTGGGTGCGGTGGATTGCCTGGGTATGCTGTGTGGCCTCACCGTCGTCTCTATTGGTGTCTTCCTGCTTCGTGTGCCCCAAGCAACGTCCTTCGACTGGAAGCCAAACAAGCTTCCTGCCAAAGACGACTGA
- the nipa1 gene encoding magnesium transporter NIPA1 isoform X1, which yields MTSELAETSSVPVGVGIAVVSSFINGSTFVLQKKGILRARKRGGSYLTDCVWWSGTVSMIVGQIGNFLAYNAAPAALVTPLGALGVLFGALLASWVLQERLTFLGKLGCVLCCVGSVVLIIHAPKLDNVSSRAELEGRLQDPLLFAYIFMVLLILVVLITWVAPLHGSSNIMVYVSICSLLGSFTVPSSKGLGLVTPDAFAGGSPNSGAHTLFLGLLGTLVVSVLLQFTFINKALESFSPSTFEAIYYVAFTTSVILASAVFFKEWTALGAVDCLGMLCGLTVVSIGVFLLRVPQATSFDWKPNKLPAKDD from the exons ATGACTTCAGAGTTGGCAGAAACTTCCTCAGTACCCGTTGGTGTTGGAATCGCTGTAGTATCCAGTTTCATAAATGGATCGACGtttgttttgcaaaaaaaaggAATTTTACGCGCAAGAAAACGAG GAGGATCATACTTGACAGACTGTGTTTGGTGGAGCGGTACCGTATCTA TGATTGTGGGTCAGATAGGCAATTTCCTGGCCTACAACGCTGCCCCGGCTGCCCTGGTGACCCCTCTAGGCGCCCTCGGGGTGCTGTTTGG GGCCCTGCTGGCTTCCTGGGTGCTCCAGGAACGTCTGACCTTCCTGGGGAAGCTGGGCTGCGTCCTGTGCTGCGTGGGATCTGTGGTGCTGATCATCCACGCTCCAAAGTTGGATAACGTGAGCTCCAGAGCGGAGCTGGAAGGCAGGCTGCAAGATCCCT TGCTTTTTGCCTACATCTTTATGGTGCTGCTGATTCTGGTCGTGCTGATCACGTGGGTGGCTCCACTTCACGGCTCCTCGAACATCATGGTGTACGTCTCCATCTGCTCGCTGCTGGGAAGCTTCACTGTGCCCAGCAGCAAGGGGCTGGGCTTGGTCACCCCTGATGCCTTTGCAGGTGGCTCTCCCAACAGCGGGGCGCACACACTCTTCCTGGGTCTCCTGGGAACACTCGTCGTCAGCGTCCTCCTCCAGTTCACCTTCATCAATAAGGCCCTGGAGAGCTTCAGCCCCAGCACGTTTGAAGCCATATACTATGTGGCGTTCACCACCTCCGTCATCCTGGCGTCGGCCGTGTTTTTCAAGGAATGGACGGCCTTGGGTGCGGTGGATTGCCTGGGTATGCTGTGTGGCCTCACCGTCGTCTCTATTGGTGTCTTCCTGCTTCGTGTGCCCCAAGCAACGTCCTTCGACTGGAAGCCAAACAAGCTTCCTGCCAAAGACGACTGA
- the nipa1 gene encoding magnesium transporter NIPA1 isoform X3 produces MIVGQIGNFLAYNAAPAALVTPLGALGVLFGALLASWVLQERLTFLGKLGCVLCCVGSVVLIIHAPKLDNVSSRAELEGRLQDPLLFAYIFMVLLILVVLITWVAPLHGSSNIMVYVSICSLLGSFTVPSSKGLGLVTPDAFAGGSPNSGAHTLFLGLLGTLVVSVLLQFTFINKALESFSPSTFEAIYYVAFTTSVILASAVFFKEWTALGAVDCLGMLCGLTVVSIGVFLLRVPQATSFDWKPNKLPAKDD; encoded by the exons A TGATTGTGGGTCAGATAGGCAATTTCCTGGCCTACAACGCTGCCCCGGCTGCCCTGGTGACCCCTCTAGGCGCCCTCGGGGTGCTGTTTGG GGCCCTGCTGGCTTCCTGGGTGCTCCAGGAACGTCTGACCTTCCTGGGGAAGCTGGGCTGCGTCCTGTGCTGCGTGGGATCTGTGGTGCTGATCATCCACGCTCCAAAGTTGGATAACGTGAGCTCCAGAGCGGAGCTGGAAGGCAGGCTGCAAGATCCCT TGCTTTTTGCCTACATCTTTATGGTGCTGCTGATTCTGGTCGTGCTGATCACGTGGGTGGCTCCACTTCACGGCTCCTCGAACATCATGGTGTACGTCTCCATCTGCTCGCTGCTGGGAAGCTTCACTGTGCCCAGCAGCAAGGGGCTGGGCTTGGTCACCCCTGATGCCTTTGCAGGTGGCTCTCCCAACAGCGGGGCGCACACACTCTTCCTGGGTCTCCTGGGAACACTCGTCGTCAGCGTCCTCCTCCAGTTCACCTTCATCAATAAGGCCCTGGAGAGCTTCAGCCCCAGCACGTTTGAAGCCATATACTATGTGGCGTTCACCACCTCCGTCATCCTGGCGTCGGCCGTGTTTTTCAAGGAATGGACGGCCTTGGGTGCGGTGGATTGCCTGGGTATGCTGTGTGGCCTCACCGTCGTCTCTATTGGTGTCTTCCTGCTTCGTGTGCCCCAAGCAACGTCCTTCGACTGGAAGCCAAACAAGCTTCCTGCCAAAGACGACTGA